Within Bacteroidota bacterium, the genomic segment GCAACCGAAAAAAACAAAACTGGCAAATGGGTAATTTCAAATTCACGAAGTGCTGTTGAACCCTTTTTAATGTACTCGAATAATAGAGCGCTGCGCGAAAAAGCATGGAAGATGTTTATTAACCGTGGCGATAATGGCGATGCGAATGATAACAACGCCATCATTCCCGAAATACTAAAGCTGCGTGCTGAGCGGGCAAAACTTTATGGCTATGCGACACATGCACATTGGCGCCTGGCAGATAAAATGGCAAAGACACCCGAAGCAGCCATGAAACTTCTTGAAAGTATGTGGCAACCTGCCGTAGGACGGGTTAAACAGGAAGTGGCCGATATGCAAGAATTGGCTGATAAGAATGGTGATAAAATAAAAATTGAACCTTGGGACTATCGCTATTATGCAGAGAAAGTGCGCCTTGCCAAGTATGATCTTGATGGCAATCTTGTAAAGCAATACTTGCAGGTAGAAAAACTTAGAGAAGGAATGTTTTATGTTGCAGGTGAATTATTCAATTTGGCATTTACGCAGGTAACAGATGTGCCCGTGTTCCATCCTGATGTGCGTGTATATAAGGTTAGTGATAAAACAAGTGGCGATTTGGTTGGGCTATGGTACTTTGACCCATATGCGCGTGAAGGCAAGCGCAGTGGTGCATGGATGACTGCTTATCGTGAACAAGAAAAACTTAATGGTAACATTACCACTATTGTTTCAAACAATTGTAATTTCATTAAAGGCGAAGCAGGTAAACCCATTCTGATTTCGTGGGAAGATGCTGAAACATTATTTCATGAATTTGGCCATGCCTTGCATGGCTTGTGCAGCAAAGTAAATTATCCATTACTGTCTGGCACCAACACTGCAACCGACTATGTGGAGTTTCCATCACAAATTTTGGAACGATGGTTGTCGACACCCGAAGTATTAAAAACGTATGCATTGCATTATCAAACTGGTGAGCCTATGCCTGAAGCACTTCTTACTAAAATAAAAAATGCATCGAAGTTTAATCAAGGCTTTACAACTGTTGAGTATTTGGCAAGCGCACTTATAGATATGAAGTTGCATTTGGCTGGAGAAGCTACGATAGATGCTGATAAATTTGAACGCGAAACTTTAACACAATTAGGCATGCCTGCCGAAATAGTTATGCGTCATCGCACGCCACAGTTTGGACACATATTTGCCGATGATGGTTACAGTGCCGGCTATTACAGCTATCTCTGGAGCGATGTACATAGTGCAGATGCCTACGAAGCATTTACCGAAGCAGGTGGCCCTTACGATAAAGAAGTGTGTAAGCGATTGCACGATTATGTATTTAGCATAGGTGGCACTATGGACGAAGCTGAGGCTTATAAAAAATTCAGAGGCAAAGAACCTAATGTAGCTGCATTGATGCGGGCAAGAGGTTTTTAATAAAAGTTTTTTTATCCACAAAATTCTGATTTGCAATCAACTTGTAATCATGAATTTCAAACAAGTTGATGACATATAACTAAAAAGGGTATAGAAGCATCCTGATAATTATCAGGATGTGTAAACGTTTGCCCTTCGGCTTCGCTCAGGGCGCCAAACACTGCTTGTTATATATAGCATTAAATTCCCAATTATTCAATTCGCTCATTCATTTGATTATATCATTATACCAACTAATAATCACCACCACCTTTCCGTACACTATGTTATTTAATACTTAAGCTAATAAAACTATTCTCTTATACTTGCATCAAAAAGAAAACAACAATGGAATGGAATGAATCGCTCGCGCACCGAGTAGTGAAAAAGATGATGGATAGTGATTGGTTTAGTCAATGGTTAGAAATTGAAATATTGGAGCTGGAAGCAGGCCGTTGCAAACTTGCCTGTAAGGTAACACATGCTATGCTAAACGGATTTGCCATTGCTCATGGAGGCATTAGCTACAGCCTTGCAGATAGCGCATTGGCCTTTGCCAGCAACTCGCATGGCATTAAGGCCATGAGTATAGAAACTACCATTTCGCACACGCGAATGATGAATGAAGGGGATGTACTAACGGCCACTACCGAAGAAAAAACCTGCGGAAAAAATACTGCCATCTATCATATTACTGTTACAAATCAAGATGGTAAAACCTGTGCCTTGTTTAAAGGTATTGTATTCCGCACCGGAGAAAACTGGTTTAACGATTAATCAACTATAGTCATGATAAAGAATATACTTCTATTCCCCTATCGCTTTTATGCCATCGTAATTTTCTTTTTGCTTTCGAGCATCATGATGCTAGCGTTTGTTATCGGCTTCAATTTATTTCCTGGCGAACGTGGCGAGCGTCTGGTTCATAAACTAACTGCAGTATGGGCCAAACTTACCTTTATTGTTTTATTCATTCGAGCACGAATAAAAAACAAAAACATCATAGATACCAACCGTCAATATGTTTTTATAAGCAATCATCGTTCGTTGCTCGATGTTCCTACATGGGCATTAAGCTGTGGAAATTTTTTAAAGTACTTATCAAAAGAAGAACTTACCAAGGCTCCTGTATTTGGCTATGTAATTAAGCGCATGTATGTAACCGTTCAGCGCAGCGATAGAGGCGACCGGTACCGAAGCATCGAAAAAATGCGCAACGCCTTGCGCAATGGTATCAGCATTTTTCTGGCACCCGAAGGAACACGGAACAAAACGAAACAAACCATACTCGAATTTAAAGATGGGGCATTTAGGCTCGCACTGCTCGAACAAAAACCAATCGCTATACTTGCTTTGTATAATTCGGATAAATTAATGCACCCTTCTAACCCGCTGAGCTTGCAGCCCGGCACCATTTACGGAGAGTGGTGTGCCATAATGGATACAACAGGTTTAACAGAAGATGATTTACCAAAAATAAAATCCGAAGCTTACGCAATAATGGAAAAGAGCTACAACCAAATGAAGGCGCAGCATCAATAATAAAAAGGATAATTTTCTTACACGGTTTTTAGACTGCTTCGCTTGGTTAAACTAAGTGTTAATATTTTTATCGAAAAGTTATTTTGCAAAAATAATTCATCTTTGTACCCTAAAATATAATTATGTTTATGAAACATTCTCTCGATACTTATAACTTTAAAGGTAAGCGTGCGCTTGTGCGTGTTGATTTCAATGTACCATTGCATAAAGAAACTTTGGCTGTAACCGATGATACACGCATACGTGCAGCCATACCAACCATAAAAAAAATATTGAATGACGGAGGCAGTGTAATCTTAATGAGCCACCTTGGCCGCCCATTAAAAAAGTTGAAAGAAGATGGAAGTGTAGATGTCAAAAAACATACCTTGAAAAATGTAATTGCTGTAACAGAAGAATTGCTTGGTAGTAAAATACAATTTGCAAACGATTGTATAGGCGAGGATGCAAAACATGCGGCTGCAAACTTGCAGCCGGGACAAGTGCTACTGTTAGAGAACCTTCGCTTTTATAAGCAAGAAGAAAAAGGTGAAGAAACCTTTGCGCATGATCTTGCCTCGATGGGCGATGTGTATGTGAATGATGCTTTTGGTACAGCACATCGTGCACATGCCAGCACTGCTATTGTTGCCAAATATTTTCCTAATGATAAATTGTTTGGCTATGTAATGGCAAACGAACTTGCCAATGCCGACAAGGTATTGAATAATGCAAACAAGCCTTTTACAGCCATTATGGGTGGTGCTAAGGTGAGTGATAAGATATTAATCATTGAGCAATTGATGCACCGTGTTGACAATCTTATTATAGGTGGAGCCATGGCTTATACTTTTGCAAAAGCACAAGGCGGACAAATTGGAAAATCACTTTGCGAGGATGATAAGCTGGAGTTGGCTTTGCAAATAATTGAAAAAGCCAAACAAAAAAAAGTAAACCTGCTCCTGCCAATTGATAGCATTAATGCCGAATCGTTTAGTAATGATGTTACCACGAGCACATCTCCTATCAATCAAATTAGCGAAAACTTAATGGGGCTGGACATCGGGCCAAAAACAATAGCTAAGTTTACAGATGCGATAGCAAATTCAAAAACCATCCTATGGAATGGACCAATGGGTGTATTTGAATTCTCGAATTTTGAAGCAGGCACCAAAGCTATTGGCGATGCGGTCTGCAAAGCTACTGCCAACGGTGCGTTCTCTCTTATTGGAGGTGGCGATAGTGCTGCGGCAGTAAATCAATTTGGAATGACTTCAAAAGTTAGCTATGTAAGTACTGGTGGAGGAGCACTTTTGGAATACATGGAAGGAAAAGAATTGCCCGGTGTAAAAATGATTTTACAATAGCTCTTGAAAATCTATTGAGCACAGTGCAATAAATTATCTAAGAATAATTTTTTGTTGTACGATGTGGTCACCCACCAAAGCTTCGATTAAATAAATTCCCATAGCCAAGTTACCGGTATTAAACTGATGTTTCCTGTTCCCTGATTTAGTCATCCAAACTGTTGCTCCGACCATTGAAAGCATTTTTACCATACCAATAACCTGACTTGCTTGTATTGTAATCTGATCTCCATTTTGTTGAATAATCAAATCAGAGTTTGGCTGTGCTTCATTCAGGTTTAGGTTTATAACCCCAATCTGATTTGAAAAAGTATGCTGCTGCTTACAAAATGAAGCTGTTAACGTAACCGTATACGTTCCTGTAGCATTGTATTGATGTGTTGGATTTTCTAACGTGGATGTATCGCCATCACCAAAATCCCATAGATAACTGTTGGCAAAAAGGCTGGTATTGGTAAAAGAAACACTTGCATTGGTATTAGCCGAAAAGCTAAAGCCGGCTTGTACATCATACGCTCCTACATACCATTGTGGCAAACTGTCGTAAGCTACAAGACGTGTTGCATGCTTTATCGAATCAGCATCGGCAAGCGAAATTTGCGAATTAAAAGTGATAAGCTCTGGATTCTTTCTTAGCAAGGTGGTATAAAAACTACAGGCCGCTGCATACGAACCATGCAGCGATGGATGGCTCTCGTCAGGCGAATATAAATCGATGGACGTTATGGTGTTTCTAATATAATTCCAAACTGCACCTACAGGAGTCACCACAGCGTTATTATTGGTTGCCATCATCATATACCGTAACCGTAACAAACTATCCATGCCCGCATACGTGCAAACCGGAGGCCAGTTAACGCAATTGGATGCGTCCCCATTCTTGCGTCCCCAGGTCATAAAAACATGGTCTCGGCACATGGGTTATGATGTTTTATGATGCTGTCAAGTGCGGTTGCGTAAGGAAAAGTTTGAGCTGCTACCTGTGCAATCGGAAATGACGGCCGCTGACTTTGCTCTTGTAAAATCACATAATCAAAATTCCCCTGCTTAATCTTATGGATGCAATTGGTATCACTAGCATGTAATTGAAAGGTATATCCTCCGGGAGCATAACTATCGAAAAGGATTGTATCACCGGTTGAAAACGCCATGTCGGCCACTAGTTGTGGCAATGAATTGAAATAGGTATAACTATTGCCAATAAACAATACACGCAGCGACTGTTGTGCATTGAGAAGTGTTGGACAAATCGCTAAGCATGCAATGGTATAAAAAAGTAAATGTCTTTTCATAGGAGTTTAATTGGGCAATGTTTTTTTTCAAACTATTATTCAACAGTAACTTCGGTAATTTCTATATATCTGCTACCGGCAGCTTGCGGGCTATAAATGGTAAATGCTTTGCTATCATTTTTTTCGGGAGTCTCCAACGCGTTGGTTTCACCACGCGGGTCATCCTCTAGCTTCAGTGCTTGTTCTCCTTCGAAAAATTGCTTTAACGCACCATTGTTATAAGCCATCAGATAATTCTTAATGCTCGAAATTCTTCGTTGCGATAGTTTATAATTATAACCTTCGTCAGCCAGCGAGCTCGCAGCACCCCGTACCATAATCGTAAGTGTTTTACCATTTTCTAACTTTTTCTCAAGGTACTCGCATAGCTTATCCAATTTTTCATAAGATACTTTAATGTCATTATCAAAAAAATTATTTATTCGCTCGGCAGCTTCTGCTTGTTCTATGGGTGGATAGGCGGCACTGTAATTTTTTACATACTCTCCTTGTTTGCCAACATATTGCTTGTAGAGTTCCTCATAGTTTCGCTTGCTAACAATCTTTAATGAATGTGGGTCGGGATAATCGTTATCAAAATACAACTTGAGCGGGAATACAAAACCTACTGCCTTCTCTATTTCGTTTCCTGCTTTCTTTACATTCTTCTTATCTGCAATAATTTCCTGTTTCTGCTTCTTATAATAATAGATATCATAGCAGCAGGTTTCACCTTTTAGACTGAATGAGCCAGGGCGATTTGATGTAAGCATTCCTGTACTGTCATTATTATCCTGTGTATAAAACAAATCGTGATATCCCGAATTATAGGGGACGCCTACATTAACAGGAACGGCAAGCGTTTGCACATCCGACTTGTAAATATCAAACCCACCAAAACCCGGATGTCCCATTGAGCTAAAAAACAATTCTCCCTGCGGGCTCACCCAAGGTGACTGTTCATCTTCGAAGGTGTTAATGGCATTTCCCAGATTAACAGGTTCGCTAAATTTAAATTCTTTGCTGATGGTGGATTTCCATAAATCATTCTTGCCATAACCTCCCGGACGATTACTTGCAAAGTAGAGTATATAGTCACCGTTACCATCCTGCACTATGCATGGTTGTGTGCTTGTATATTGATATGAATTAACATTGCCTCGTATTTTGCTTGCTTCCTGATAACCTTTCTTAAACTGCGTTTGGTATAAGTTACAAATCTGCGAGCCTGTGCTATCGTACCTGCATTTACAAAATACTGCAAAAGATTTGTCAGGACTAATGGCCATGTTGCTACTGCCAAGGTCTTCGGCATTAATGTTAACATCCATTGCTGAACTCTGTTTCCAGCTGCCCGGCTTTCCTTTGCTCATCATCACTTTGCTGATGTACATTTTTTCATTCTTGTTTTCACTATCAATGGAATAACGCATGCTTGTATAATGCATGGCGGTGTCATTAATAGTTACCGCTCCAAAATCAGAATACATGCTATTTATATTCTTTCCGGCATTCCTTACTTCCACATAACGCGAATTATCAGGAAAATTTGTCAACTGCTCACATGATTGCAAAGCCAATTTTGTTTTCTGCTGATAATAACCCTCCATGTATTTTGCTTTAGGCTCAAACTCGGCAAAATATTTTTTAGCAGTTTCATATAAGCCCATGTGCATTTTGCACATGGCTGCATAATAGGT encodes:
- a CDS encoding OmpA family protein translates to MKLFKTYMVIVIAALLPAVVTIAQSPVAYVKEAQKSFAIGDYYNAAWYYTQAGNLDAAKVEYMYNAGLAYYNYNDYKNAGLMFEQAKADSSEAYPLATYYAAMCKMHMGLYETAKKYFAEFEPKAKYMEGYYQQKTKLALQSCEQLTNFPDNSRYVEVRNAGKNINSMYSDFGAVTINDTAMHYTSMRYSIDSENKNEKMYISKVMMSKGKPGSWKQSSAMDVNINAEDLGSSNMAISPDKSFAVFCKCRYDSTGSQICNLYQTQFKKGYQEASKIRGNVNSYQYTSTQPCIVQDGNGDYILYFASNRPGGYGKNDLWKSTISKEFKFSEPVNLGNAINTFEDEQSPWVSPQGELFFSSMGHPGFGGFDIYKSDVQTLAVPVNVGVPYNSGYHDLFYTQDNNDSTGMLTSNRPGSFSLKGETCCYDIYYYKKQKQEIIADKKNVKKAGNEIEKAVGFVFPLKLYFDNDYPDPHSLKIVSKRNYEELYKQYVGKQGEYVKNYSAAYPPIEQAEAAERINNFFDNDIKVSYEKLDKLCEYLEKKLENGKTLTIMVRGAASSLADEGYNYKLSQRRISSIKNYLMAYNNGALKQFFEGEQALKLEDDPRGETNALETPEKNDSKAFTIYSPQAAGSRYIEITEVTVE
- a CDS encoding hotdog fold thioesterase is translated as MEWNESLAHRVVKKMMDSDWFSQWLEIEILELEAGRCKLACKVTHAMLNGFAIAHGGISYSLADSALAFASNSHGIKAMSIETTISHTRMMNEGDVLTATTEEKTCGKNTAIYHITVTNQDGKTCALFKGIVFRTGENWFND
- a CDS encoding phosphoglycerate kinase — protein: MKHSLDTYNFKGKRALVRVDFNVPLHKETLAVTDDTRIRAAIPTIKKILNDGGSVILMSHLGRPLKKLKEDGSVDVKKHTLKNVIAVTEELLGSKIQFANDCIGEDAKHAAANLQPGQVLLLENLRFYKQEEKGEETFAHDLASMGDVYVNDAFGTAHRAHASTAIVAKYFPNDKLFGYVMANELANADKVLNNANKPFTAIMGGAKVSDKILIIEQLMHRVDNLIIGGAMAYTFAKAQGGQIGKSLCEDDKLELALQIIEKAKQKKVNLLLPIDSINAESFSNDVTTSTSPINQISENLMGLDIGPKTIAKFTDAIANSKTILWNGPMGVFEFSNFEAGTKAIGDAVCKATANGAFSLIGGGDSAAAVNQFGMTSKVSYVSTGGGALLEYMEGKELPGVKMILQ
- a CDS encoding M3 family metallopeptidase, coding for MNRNKAFSLLLIISAAISACTNQKENKKVNENKYSGSLTQAWQGPYNGVPPFDKVTVDDFIPAMEDALAEKRNEINAVAENSEAANFANTIDALEKCGNKLKRVLAIYYVYTSNMNTPKLDSIKEIIEPRLAAFNDEIFQNTKLFARIDAVNGQDKSKLTPEQLRVLWRYYTTFELAGAKLDAQAKNRVAEINQKLASLFTQFQKHQLADESEKFLEISESADLAGLPDDVQAAAAAAATEKNKTGKWVISNSRSAVEPFLMYSNNRALREKAWKMFINRGDNGDANDNNAIIPEILKLRAERAKLYGYATHAHWRLADKMAKTPEAAMKLLESMWQPAVGRVKQEVADMQELADKNGDKIKIEPWDYRYYAEKVRLAKYDLDGNLVKQYLQVEKLREGMFYVAGELFNLAFTQVTDVPVFHPDVRVYKVSDKTSGDLVGLWYFDPYAREGKRSGAWMTAYREQEKLNGNITTIVSNNCNFIKGEAGKPILISWEDAETLFHEFGHALHGLCSKVNYPLLSGTNTATDYVEFPSQILERWLSTPEVLKTYALHYQTGEPMPEALLTKIKNASKFNQGFTTVEYLASALIDMKLHLAGEATIDADKFERETLTQLGMPAEIVMRHRTPQFGHIFADDGYSAGYYSYLWSDVHSADAYEAFTEAGGPYDKEVCKRLHDYVFSIGGTMDEAEAYKKFRGKEPNVAALMRARGF
- a CDS encoding 1-acyl-sn-glycerol-3-phosphate acyltransferase; this encodes MIKNILLFPYRFYAIVIFFLLSSIMMLAFVIGFNLFPGERGERLVHKLTAVWAKLTFIVLFIRARIKNKNIIDTNRQYVFISNHRSLLDVPTWALSCGNFLKYLSKEELTKAPVFGYVIKRMYVTVQRSDRGDRYRSIEKMRNALRNGISIFLAPEGTRNKTKQTILEFKDGAFRLALLEQKPIAILALYNSDKLMHPSNPLSLQPGTIYGEWCAIMDTTGLTEDDLPKIKSEAYAIMEKSYNQMKAQHQ
- a CDS encoding PKD domain-containing protein, giving the protein MCRDHVFMTWGRKNGDASNCVNWPPVCTYAGMDSLLRLRYMMMATNNNAVVTPVGAVWNYIRNTITSIDLYSPDESHPSLHGSYAAACSFYTTLLRKNPELITFNSQISLADADSIKHATRLVAYDSLPQWYVGAYDVQAGFSFSANTNASVSFTNTSLFANSYLWDFGDGDTSTLENPTHQYNATGTYTVTLTASFCKQQHTFSNQIGVINLNLNEAQPNSDLIIQQNGDQITIQASQVIGMVKMLSMVGATVWMTKSGNRKHQFNTGNLAMGIYLIEALVGDHIVQQKIILR